A portion of the Leptospira fletcheri genome contains these proteins:
- a CDS encoding M14 family zinc carboxypeptidase: MSFRFRFFLFCNLVLFCVPASWSCIYRDTIPSRPLNDPGKMTLLKVDRNSREEFLRITDYRVPFTFEERDSFYAAVPRSDLKSYGFPKQGISQVYKYPFKYYSGNYQELVNETIFALGDVTKGYKDNSLNFRYLYWISKLFPRQASFQVIGKSSRGADIFAILLTDHRTADAGKVSVLFNCAHHSNEVISVEHCYDVIYGVLSSKKEYSDALSKLKIWIVPIVNPDGANVFWNETIAMGRKNGYPGYGSILEKDNPGVDINRNYPFFWGKTRSNQTSPLPSSVFYRGPRPGSEPETVAMMALAEKERFVGSISYHAYANCILVPYTIDDTRNPDPDLAWSLGNKIAAEIRSYNPDKAFRARKNIYGVDGVDQDYFFFKYGTLAYLLETSHSNPPYSDVPKIVESMRPAWKLLLRELLEGDKVFFRIADENGHPLDANIVFENQTYYHGEIRTARPADGIYFQSFPFLRKVKLRVEKTGYAPLYWEGPTWKSWKAVDLVLKKE, encoded by the coding sequence GTGTCGTTCAGGTTTCGCTTTTTTCTTTTTTGCAATCTGGTTCTTTTTTGTGTTCCTGCGAGCTGGTCCTGTATTTATCGTGATACCATCCCGTCCCGGCCTCTGAACGATCCGGGTAAAATGACCCTCCTGAAAGTGGACCGGAATTCCAGAGAGGAATTCCTTCGAATCACGGATTACCGGGTGCCCTTTACGTTCGAAGAAAGGGACTCCTTCTACGCGGCTGTTCCGAGGTCCGACCTAAAGTCGTACGGTTTTCCGAAACAGGGAATTTCCCAAGTATACAAGTATCCTTTCAAATATTACTCCGGCAATTATCAGGAGTTGGTAAACGAAACCATATTCGCATTAGGCGACGTAACGAAAGGCTACAAGGATAATTCCCTAAATTTCAGATATCTATACTGGATCTCGAAACTCTTTCCCAGGCAGGCGTCTTTTCAGGTCATCGGAAAATCCAGCAGGGGGGCGGACATCTTCGCGATCCTTCTTACGGATCATAGGACTGCGGACGCGGGAAAAGTCTCCGTTCTTTTTAATTGTGCTCACCACTCCAACGAAGTGATCTCCGTGGAACACTGTTACGACGTAATATACGGCGTCCTATCCTCCAAAAAAGAATATTCGGATGCATTGTCCAAACTGAAGATTTGGATCGTTCCCATCGTAAATCCGGACGGAGCCAACGTTTTTTGGAACGAGACGATCGCGATGGGGCGGAAGAACGGTTATCCCGGCTACGGATCCATATTAGAAAAAGATAATCCCGGCGTGGATATCAACAGGAATTATCCTTTTTTTTGGGGGAAGACCAGGTCGAATCAGACCTCTCCTTTGCCTTCCAGTGTTTTTTACCGGGGGCCGCGTCCAGGATCCGAGCCGGAGACCGTTGCCATGATGGCCTTGGCGGAAAAGGAAAGGTTTGTCGGATCCATCAGCTATCACGCATACGCGAATTGCATCCTCGTGCCTTATACGATAGACGATACCCGCAATCCGGATCCCGACCTTGCTTGGAGCTTAGGAAATAAAATCGCCGCTGAAATCAGAAGTTATAATCCTGACAAGGCCTTCCGGGCAAGAAAGAATATCTATGGGGTCGACGGAGTGGACCAGGATTATTTTTTCTTTAAATATGGAACTTTAGCTTATCTTCTCGAAACTTCCCATTCCAATCCTCCATACTCCGACGTGCCGAAAATCGTGGAATCCATGCGTCCCGCTTGGAAACTTCTCCTCCGGGAATTGTTGGAAGGCGATAAGGTTTTTTTTCGGATCGCGGATGAGAACGGTCACCCTTTGGATGCGAACATAGTTTTCGAGAACCAGACGTACTATCACGGAGAAATCAGAACCGCAAGACCTGCGGACGGAATCTATTTCCAGTCGTTTCCTTTTTTAAGGAAGGTCAAACTTCGGGTGGAAAAGACCGGTTATGCCCCGTTGTATTGGGAAGGTCCTACGTGGAAATCCTGGAAAGCCGTGGATTTGGTATTGAAGAAGGAATGA
- a CDS encoding DMT family transporter, which yields MRSKFRMVRFKNEAALVLCTLVWGGTFTATKMSLVSVSPSLFLGIRFAIASLVFLAFALLSEKGPGEKEDSSHIRVSLLLGLWMFLGFACQTIGLKFTTATKSGFLTGTLVVITPILQTIFFRRLPNTGNLLGVAVVMGGLVFLSADAGPQDAQFLFRFDWGDLITLAGALFFSFYILLMDKASREVSIRTLLLSQTLLTSLLSFILAFLLDALDWETLMWHWESGVLPALIYNGLISSVGTTFLQTKYQKAVTPTRAGLIFSLEPVFSALIAFYVLDERLGKFGLIGCGLVMTGVLLAELAGRPKEMYASLEK from the coding sequence ATGAGATCTAAATTTCGCATGGTTCGGTTTAAAAACGAAGCGGCTCTAGTCTTGTGCACCCTCGTTTGGGGAGGGACATTTACGGCGACGAAAATGAGCCTCGTTTCCGTTTCCCCTTCTCTTTTTTTAGGGATCCGTTTCGCAATCGCTTCCTTGGTGTTTTTAGCCTTTGCTTTGTTAAGCGAAAAAGGTCCCGGCGAAAAAGAGGACTCCTCCCATATTCGAGTTTCCCTTCTTTTGGGTCTCTGGATGTTTTTGGGATTTGCCTGTCAAACCATAGGGTTGAAATTTACCACGGCGACGAAATCCGGCTTTTTAACCGGAACCCTCGTCGTGATCACTCCGATCCTGCAGACTATATTTTTTAGACGACTCCCGAATACGGGGAATCTGCTCGGGGTCGCCGTAGTGATGGGAGGTCTCGTTTTTCTTTCGGCGGATGCGGGTCCGCAGGACGCCCAGTTTCTTTTTCGCTTCGATTGGGGTGATCTGATCACGCTTGCCGGTGCCCTCTTCTTTTCGTTTTACATTCTTCTAATGGATAAAGCGAGCCGGGAAGTGTCCATTCGGACTCTTCTGCTCTCGCAAACTCTACTCACTAGTCTGCTTTCTTTCATACTGGCTTTCCTGTTGGACGCATTGGACTGGGAAACTTTGATGTGGCATTGGGAATCCGGAGTTTTGCCCGCTTTGATTTACAACGGATTGATTTCCTCGGTGGGAACCACTTTCCTCCAGACGAAGTACCAGAAAGCGGTTACGCCCACTCGAGCCGGATTGATTTTTTCCCTGGAGCCGGTGTTTTCAGCTTTGATCGCATTTTACGTATTGGATGAAAGATTGGGGAAATTCGGTCTCATCGGTTGCGGCCTGGTGATGACGGGAGTTCTCTTGGCGGAACTTGCGGGAAGACCTAAGGAAATGTACGCGAGCCTGGAAAAATAG
- a CDS encoding DUF5777 family beta-barrel protein: protein MNKKYLLFLLLIPVLPTFSKGSTFMSPTMINLPSTEDVGYKNLDLRFNHRFGDAQSGFSNLFGLDSGANILIGGDYGLTDRISVGAARISANKTYELRSKIRLLTQTEGFPFTVSFWGVASQDTDKQVVPLSPAIQVPSSGNSALDAQISQNLNHYTLSDNDKRSYMTSFLISRRFNDVFSLQISPTFVHRNFVKSTLQNDRYGVDIGGRIKLFRRVDFTFETILTKQRDYIGTDYASADRQSKIAGLPTLTSNDINTLYSLPRDLPSVYLQNVTLHKHAPHYSVPFSFGVDFETGGHVFQLFITDIAALAQTKLLNGGEYDFGKRQYSLGFNIHRNFSFEDNLGPSEWEDKKPVSETKPEETKTSPQEESPPPKQAE, encoded by the coding sequence ATGAACAAGAAATACCTGCTCTTTCTGCTCCTCATTCCGGTTCTTCCGACATTTTCGAAAGGCTCCACATTCATGAGTCCGACGATGATCAACCTTCCTTCCACCGAAGACGTCGGTTATAAAAATCTGGACCTGAGATTCAATCATAGATTCGGAGACGCTCAATCCGGATTTTCAAACCTCTTCGGATTGGACTCCGGCGCGAACATACTGATCGGAGGCGACTACGGACTTACGGATCGGATCTCCGTAGGAGCAGCCAGGATTTCCGCGAATAAAACCTACGAATTGAGGTCCAAGATCCGTTTGCTTACCCAAACCGAGGGCTTCCCGTTTACTGTCAGCTTTTGGGGAGTCGCTTCCCAAGATACGGACAAGCAGGTCGTTCCCTTAAGTCCCGCGATCCAAGTTCCCTCGAGCGGAAATTCGGCACTGGACGCACAAATTTCGCAAAATCTAAATCATTACACCTTATCAGATAACGATAAAAGAAGTTATATGACCTCGTTCCTGATTTCGAGGAGATTCAATGACGTATTTTCCCTACAGATTTCTCCGACATTCGTCCATCGGAATTTCGTAAAGTCCACGCTCCAAAACGACCGCTACGGAGTGGATATAGGAGGTAGGATCAAACTGTTTCGACGGGTGGATTTTACGTTCGAAACGATTCTCACAAAACAGAGGGATTACATTGGCACGGACTATGCGTCCGCCGATAGACAAAGCAAGATCGCCGGACTACCGACTCTTACGTCGAACGATATAAATACTTTGTATTCTCTTCCGAGGGATTTGCCTTCCGTCTATCTTCAGAACGTAACGTTACACAAGCACGCCCCCCATTATTCGGTACCGTTCAGCTTCGGCGTGGATTTCGAAACGGGAGGGCACGTATTTCAACTTTTCATAACGGATATTGCCGCCCTAGCCCAGACAAAATTGCTGAACGGAGGAGAATACGATTTCGGAAAGCGTCAGTATTCCCTCGGCTTCAACATTCATCGGAACTTCTCTTTCGAAGATAACTTAGGTCCTTCCGAATGGGAGGACAAAAAACCCGTTTCCGAAACCAAACCGGAAGAAACGAAGACGTCTCCCCAGGAAGAAAGCCCGCCTCCAAAGCAAGCCGAATAG
- a CDS encoding YceI family protein, whose protein sequence is MNRNRRILNSLRTFLPLCVLLLSAHSVKGVEFPESKLRLSSARIYFRSVAPQETIYGSGRTASGEVDPLNKTVSIRIDLRDFRTANRLRDSHLHDNYLETEEFPTAKYEGRILDFDPGSGKVKTVGTLLLHGKEKKDFLIEGILLKNPEGFSYSADFLISLNDFSIEIPTLLSLKLNEKIEIKTVFQLEPVLRSK, encoded by the coding sequence ATGAACCGGAATCGACGGATTTTGAATTCGCTTCGAACCTTTCTTCCTCTTTGTGTCTTGTTGCTATCTGCTCATTCCGTAAAAGGCGTGGAATTTCCCGAATCCAAATTAAGACTTTCTTCCGCCAGAATCTATTTCCGTAGCGTCGCTCCCCAAGAAACGATTTACGGCTCCGGCCGGACCGCTTCGGGAGAAGTAGATCCTTTGAATAAGACGGTGTCTATCAGGATAGACCTTCGGGATTTTCGGACAGCAAACCGTCTAAGAGATTCCCATCTTCATGATAACTATCTGGAGACGGAGGAGTTTCCGACGGCAAAATACGAAGGAAGAATTCTCGACTTCGATCCCGGCTCCGGAAAAGTAAAGACCGTAGGAACATTACTCCTACACGGAAAAGAAAAAAAGGATTTTCTAATAGAAGGAATATTACTCAAAAATCCGGAGGGATTCTCCTATTCCGCCGACTTCCTAATCTCCTTGAACGATTTCTCAATCGAAATTCCGACTCTGCTCTCGTTGAAATTGAACGAAAAAATCGAGATCAAAACGGTCTTTCAACTCGAACCAGTACTCCGATCAAAATGA
- a CDS encoding LIC11213 family lipoprotein has protein sequence MDLREVRFLSLLSILSVFSFFSCENSGADKIRGGDLEALLLSSQQISYQCSVVRPTFASLSQGQGTTYHCGTCHSGSNINGGVDITSYNSVSSVVVPGNPNASILFRVVVPGGLMSAYTADTLNQTIYCWIKGGANP, from the coding sequence ATGGACCTCCGGGAAGTTCGGTTTCTCAGCCTTCTTTCGATCTTATCCGTATTCTCGTTTTTTTCCTGCGAAAATTCCGGTGCGGATAAGATTCGCGGAGGCGATTTAGAAGCGCTCCTGCTCAGTAGCCAACAGATCAGCTACCAATGTTCCGTAGTTAGGCCGACCTTCGCCAGCCTTAGCCAAGGACAGGGAACGACATACCATTGCGGAACTTGTCATAGCGGAAGCAATATCAACGGAGGCGTAGATATCACCAGCTACAATTCCGTTTCGTCTGTGGTGGTGCCGGGCAATCCGAATGCGAGCATTCTTTTTCGAGTGGTCGTTCCCGGAGGATTGATGTCCGCCTATACGGCGGACACTCTCAACCAGACCATCTATTGTTGGATTAAGGGAGGCGCAAATCCATGA
- a CDS encoding transporter has protein sequence MECRKFISVGIFIAVFTISRVPISAQESDPAPVVPLEQAIPTVPEEKKKDREKKVHEHGKDHLLEAPAGLMGTHTHTPGTIMVEYRYMLMNMGGLYQGGGKMDPTLPLLLPHNTVTTVNPMAGMGMAPSTTTSSTYMMTPVKMNMEMHMATAMFAITENLTAMAMIPYVRNTMEMLNAGSYLNTYMSAKGVGDIQGQLSYRFVHKENHNLLVNFGFSFPTGSIDEKDTMGPGTVRSKVPYNMQPGTGTYNPSPGLTYTGKWEKIFWGSQAFANLRNGKNANAYKFGNRYEASVWIGYKIADWISLLGRFQFQKWENISGADPILSVLMDPQNDPERQGGRRSVVYAGTNIRLPFGSEVETRLNLEYGVPVYQHLNGPQLGLKSAFNVSAQAIF, from the coding sequence ATGGAATGTAGAAAATTCATTAGCGTCGGAATCTTCATCGCGGTTTTCACGATCTCTCGCGTTCCGATTTCCGCTCAGGAATCGGATCCAGCTCCGGTCGTCCCGCTAGAACAAGCGATTCCGACCGTTCCGGAAGAGAAAAAAAAGGACAGGGAGAAGAAGGTGCACGAACACGGAAAGGATCACCTTCTCGAAGCCCCCGCCGGATTGATGGGAACACACACACATACCCCGGGAACGATTATGGTAGAATATCGTTATATGCTGATGAATATGGGCGGGCTGTACCAAGGAGGAGGCAAAATGGATCCGACATTGCCTCTTCTTCTTCCCCATAATACCGTGACGACCGTCAATCCGATGGCCGGAATGGGAATGGCTCCGAGCACGACGACGAGTTCCACATATATGATGACTCCGGTCAAAATGAACATGGAAATGCATATGGCCACGGCAATGTTCGCGATTACCGAAAATTTGACGGCGATGGCAATGATTCCGTATGTCAGGAATACGATGGAAATGTTGAACGCGGGCTCCTATCTGAACACGTATATGAGCGCTAAAGGTGTGGGAGACATACAAGGACAACTGTCCTATCGATTCGTTCATAAGGAAAACCATAACCTCCTTGTGAACTTCGGCTTCAGTTTTCCGACGGGTTCCATTGACGAAAAAGATACTATGGGGCCCGGAACCGTGCGAAGCAAAGTACCGTATAACATGCAGCCGGGAACGGGAACCTACAACCCTTCTCCCGGGCTCACTTATACGGGAAAATGGGAAAAGATTTTTTGGGGAAGCCAAGCGTTTGCCAATTTAAGGAACGGAAAGAATGCGAATGCTTATAAATTCGGAAACCGTTACGAGGCTTCGGTATGGATCGGATACAAAATCGCGGATTGGATCTCGTTATTGGGAAGATTTCAATTCCAAAAATGGGAGAATATCAGCGGAGCGGATCCGATCTTGAGCGTTTTAATGGATCCGCAAAACGATCCCGAGAGGCAAGGAGGAAGAAGATCCGTGGTATATGCGGGAACGAATATCAGACTTCCTTTCGGTTCGGAAGTGGAAACTAGGCTGAACCTAGAATACGGAGTCCCTGTTTACCAACACTTAAACGGACCTCAATTGGGATTGAAATCCGCGTTTAACGTTTCGGCACAGGCGATTTTCTAG
- a CDS encoding YncE family protein: MKTIHAVFFTVLFGLTFGNCGVSKDGSHNRGILAMDLIVMSQPQALVYIANQGSGNFGVNVLQVSMTGAVSLLPGTSFGAIPGGLTATGIGSGHVLSTVKGANQVAILDARQGSSPLRMLSVGTNPNTIYVDPANTDHSWLLNDGNATGADPILCSATQGSFSVIHDTSDPVLLAHTHANLCVGKGPHDAASQTQDPKLAMVTNQGDNTVSVIDNSEDSPTFLSQTGGILNTIALASKPKGMVYSSLTNLFYTYLPASPGSIAVIDPTGNGNTGALGTPIASVGTTYSVLKSDTTGQFLILAGTDTSTSPNKGTLQIINVSTGVKTPITVGSTGFSDVQQSPDGKRLFVSTASTDASTSTNLMYVYDSSNLPSLNLLSTIPVGKAATTYRTFALNSTGNSVQNIFVPNFSDGTISVIDGKSYNVTNSFTVGGNPSLTTIFQQGSGSSSMNMGGMNGM, translated from the coding sequence ATGAAAACTATACATGCCGTATTTTTTACGGTGCTATTCGGATTGACGTTCGGAAATTGCGGAGTTTCCAAGGATGGAAGTCACAACCGCGGAATCCTAGCCATGGACCTTATCGTCATGAGCCAGCCCCAGGCTTTGGTTTATATTGCGAACCAAGGAAGCGGAAATTTCGGAGTAAATGTTCTTCAGGTTTCCATGACTGGAGCGGTATCCTTACTTCCCGGAACTTCTTTCGGTGCGATTCCCGGCGGTTTGACGGCCACTGGAATCGGTTCCGGCCATGTCCTGAGCACGGTTAAGGGCGCAAATCAAGTCGCAATTTTGGATGCAAGACAAGGATCCTCTCCGTTAAGGATGCTCTCGGTAGGCACGAATCCGAATACGATCTATGTGGATCCCGCGAATACCGACCATAGCTGGTTGTTAAACGACGGAAACGCGACAGGTGCGGATCCGATTCTATGCTCAGCTACCCAAGGATCCTTTTCGGTCATCCACGACACCTCGGATCCGGTGCTTCTGGCTCATACCCACGCGAACCTATGTGTGGGAAAGGGACCGCACGACGCCGCCTCGCAAACACAGGATCCGAAGCTTGCCATGGTTACAAACCAAGGAGACAATACGGTTTCCGTCATCGACAATAGTGAAGATTCCCCCACTTTCCTAAGTCAAACCGGAGGGATCTTGAACACGATTGCGCTGGCCTCCAAACCGAAAGGAATGGTTTATTCCTCTCTTACGAACCTATTTTACACCTACCTTCCGGCAAGTCCGGGAAGTATAGCGGTAATAGATCCGACCGGAAACGGAAACACGGGAGCATTGGGAACTCCGATCGCAAGCGTAGGAACGACATATTCCGTTCTGAAATCGGACACCACGGGACAGTTTCTGATTCTTGCGGGAACGGATACTTCCACTTCCCCGAACAAAGGAACTTTACAAATCATTAACGTTAGCACCGGTGTAAAAACTCCGATCACCGTGGGTAGCACAGGATTTTCGGATGTGCAGCAATCTCCCGACGGAAAACGGTTGTTCGTATCGACGGCTTCGACAGACGCCTCTACTTCCACGAATCTGATGTACGTTTACGATAGCTCCAATCTTCCCAGTCTGAATCTTTTGAGCACGATTCCCGTAGGAAAAGCCGCCACAACGTACAGAACCTTCGCACTGAACTCGACCGGGAATTCGGTACAGAACATCTTCGTACCGAACTTCAGCGACGGAACGATTTCCGTGATCGACGGAAAAAGCTATAACGTGACGAATTCCTTTACTGTGGGGGGAAATCCTTCTCTTACGACGATCTTTCAACAGGGCAGCGGATCCTCTTCGATGAACATGGGTGGAATGAATGGAATGTAG